CAAGGGTTAGAGCTAGTCTAAGCCACATCGGAATCAGTATTACCACCTAGAATATTGCATTAATTTGTAATCTAGGGCTAATTCGGATTTACCACCAGCAATTCAGGCGTTAGTATTAGGCAATATTAACCAAACCGAAGGAAAAGCAATGAGCAACCGTTCAATCATCATCATGGTACTAGTATTAATTGCTGCCACAGCCTATTTACTGATTAAAGGCGACGGCGATATTGATATGGGTGGCGAAAAGCATGGTGCTGAAGCAGCCCACATGGAAGAAGCTAAGAAAGATGCTCCTGCAGCTCCGGTTGCACCAGCAGCAGCTCCAGCGGCTGAAGCTAAGAAATAATCTCCTCTCGAGAAGAAGAAGCCGCGGTTCGCCGCGGTTTTTTTATGTCATTTTTTTTATCATTCAATTGCATCTACCAGCACAACTGGTAAGTCCTAGCAAGAATAGCTGTGTAAGCGCTCCGGAATAATCACATTCTCCCACTCTAGATCCTCACGAATTGCTTGTGCCAATACAGCCGACGCCTCAGGCTCGCCATGAACTACAAATACCGACTTAGGTGCTGATTTAAATCCTCGCAACCAATCCAATAGACCCGCTTGATCTGCATGGGCGGATAAGCCACCAATAGTATGAATTGATGCTCGCACCATAACCTCTTCGCCGAAGAGGCGCACTTTGGCGGCCTTGTCTACGAGACGACGACCCAAGCTGCCATAAGCCTGAAAGCCAGTAATCACGATGGCGTTTTGTGCGCGAGGTAAATTATTCTGCAGATGATGAACAATCCGACCAGCATCACACATGCCACTTGCGGAAATAATAATCGCCCCACCCTTGATCTTATTGAGCGCCTTAGATTCCTCTACATCCGCAATGAATCGCAGATCAACTGCACTTGGATTTTTTTTGAACCACTGAAAAGTAGACTGCGATTCTTTGTCTAGCTCAGCAAAGAAGCGTTGGGTTAAATGCGTTGCTGCAGTTGCCATTGGAGAATCTACCCAAATACTCAAATGGGGTAATAAATTCCGCTTCACCAAATCAATCAATAGAAACAGTATTTCTTGTGTACGACCTACGGCAAATGCGGGGATGATAATGTTTCCATGGGCATTCAGGGTGCTGGTCACCACTTCAATTAATTCAGATTCAGTATCCGCCA
The window above is part of the beta proteobacterium CB genome. Proteins encoded here:
- a CDS encoding RNA-metabolising metallo-beta-lactamase — encoded protein: METSIGGRDVRFMVDFGMFQGGREATAKNLESLPFSPKEIDFVVLTHAHIDHSGLLPRLCAQGFTGPIYCTDATFELLKIMLPDSAHLQRSDVERAVRRQKAGKWRGDLPVALYSMEEAELALGQCEILPYGKRLELCQGIDLEFQNAGHILGSAIAVIDITEDRSKKKRCIFSGDIGMKGKLLMPDPTMISQADVVVVESTYGDRLHKTLADTESELIEVVTSTLNAHGNIIIPAFAVGRTQEILFLLIDLVKRNLLPHLSIWVDSPMATAATHLTQRFFAELDKESQSTFQWFKKNPSAVDLRFIADVEESKALNKIKGGAIIISASGMCDAGRIVHHLQNNLPRAQNAIVITGFQAYGSLGRRLVDKAAKVRLFGEEVMVRASIHTIGGLSAHADQAGLLDWLRGFKSAPKSVFVVHGEPEASAVLAQAIREDLEWENVIIPERLHSYSC